DNA from Eucalyptus grandis isolate ANBG69807.140 chromosome 5, ASM1654582v1, whole genome shotgun sequence:
gtcgttcttttttttttcaatgcacACACAGCACATGCTACATCCATCCCTCTcagtttaaaagaaaaaaaagtaagagaAAAGCAATAAGATAATTTAGCTTAGTGTTTTGGAGGCTCCTGTTACTTTTTCCTAAATCAATAACTGTAATATCAAGATATTGCATTCGAATTCGGGGACAAGTTCTGAGGTTGGTTGGAGTTTCATTATGCAGGCCAAAAGTGGAATATAATGCAGAGGATGTTCAGGCTCAGAACAGTAGCTTTATAGGTGCTGATTCATCTGCTGTAAAAAGTGTAAGCTCTTTTCGTTGTGGCTATGGCCTCAGTCATTTCTTAGCTTGCATGGATAACCATCGCATGTTCCCATTATCATTTCTGTTGTACAACTTAACAGCATCTGGAAGATTCTGAATGGGATGAGTTTGGAAATGATCTGTATGCAATTCCTGAAGTGCTTCCAGTCCAATCTAGCAATCCGATTCCAGAAATTACACCAACAAACAGAGCTGACGAAGAGAACAAGATTAAGGCCTTGATAAATACTCCAGCCCTAGACTGGCAGCGGTGAGATAccttctgtttttatttttatttttattattttattaatttttatgggCTTTAAGCAATTGGGTTCTTGGCTAATGGGCAAAGTTATTTCAAGTTAATCTTAGTTGTGGCATTGAATGTGATGTGCAGTCAAGGTGCCGATGGTTTTGGCCCTGGAAGAGGTTTTGGAAGGGGAATGGGTGGACGAATGGGTGGACGtggttttggtaattttctttccatttggtcttgaatttttggctttataTAAATGGAGAAGATGTTCATGACTGTGTGTAGCCCTCTCTGCTTGTCATGTGGACATGGTGGCTTATCAGGATTGTGTACGTCTTGAATAATGTAGGTTTGGAGCGTAAAACACCTCCACAGGGCTACGTGTGCCATCGATGCAATGTTCCTGGTATGTTGATTTCCCATGTTTGTGTATGACTGGTGCATTGGTCTTTGTGCGCATGGAATCAAGAAGATTGGTCATTAACTTGCCCTGAAtatgtttgttctttttgtggGCAAAAGGTCACTATATTCAGCACTGCCCTACAAATGGCGATCCAAATTATGACATCAAAAGAGTTAAGCCACCAACTGGCATCCCTAAGTCAATGTTGATGGCGAACCCAGATGGCTCGTATGCGTTACCGAGTGGGGCTGTTGCTATTCTGAAGCCAAACGAGTGAGATATCATTAATCGCAGTTGTCATTTTAATTGTTTGGAGCATACTTGTAACAAAATAATATGATAATCTTTCTAAGCAGGGCTGCATTTGAGAAAGAAATCGAGGGATTACCATCCACACGTTCTATTGGTGATCTCCCACCTGAACTTCACTGTCCATTGTGCAAGGAAGTGATGAAGGATGCTGTATTGACGAGCAAATGTTGCTTTAAGAGCTTTTGCGATAAATGTAAGTATCAATCCTTTTTGTGGCTTTTCCAAGCTTTCTTAGTCTCTAGGTGTTATATATGAGTAGGACTTAGATCTTTGGGGTGTGATGTTCCTGCTGTTTCACTAATTTGGCTTGAGTTTCATTGAtgctttccatttcttttgggGGTCTTTTAGGGTCTAGTGTCTTGTTTCCAGATGAGTTTGAGTTTTTGCCTTTTCATTCAAAACCTAATTGCAAACTCACCTTTCTAATTCAATGCAGGTATTAGGGATTACATAATTTCAAGGTCAATGTGTGTTTGTGGAGCCTCTAACATATTAGCGGACGATCTTTTACCAAATAAGACTCTCCGTGATACAATAAACCGTATTATGGAGTCTGGTAACAGTAGTGCTGAGAATGCTGGAAGCACTTTTCAGGTTCAAGGTTTGTAACACTATTGTGATTAGTACAGATAGTATTGTGCTTGATTTGATGATCTGTCTGAGACCAAATTATGAGCTTCTTTGCTAGACATGGAGTCCGCTCGAGATCCCCAGCCTAAAATGCCATCGCCTACCATGTCTTCAGCATCGAAGGGAGAGCAGAATCAGCCACAGATTGAAGTATCTCCAAAGATGGACAACACACAGCAGGTTCAAACTGTTACTGCTCCCCAGGAAACCTCAGAGAGAGCAAAGGCTGTCAAAGTAGCTGATATATCTGAAGCTACTCATGATTCATTTAGCGTGAGGGAGCCTCCTTCACAGAGTAGTGCTCCTCAAGCTGAGGAAGAGGTGCAGCAGAAGGTGGCCTCTAGTGAAGCAGGTGATTGGTGCAACTAATGTTTTGATTATATGGAGACTATTTGAGGCTCTTTTTGCTTCAAATGAAtctgcaatttcattttatgCTATTTTTCTGGATAACAACTTGATATTTGCACTTGCTTGGTTGCCAACGCCCTCAACTAATTGGAGTTGAACTTGGCTCTGGAAAAGATTGATTTTTCAGCTTAGCTTGCAATATTTGTGGAGATTGAACTTGAAACcacttagatttttttttttgcccccaaTATGTGCTATTCCTTTGGAGATTAAATGGATGAATTTTTGCTTCAAGAAAAGGCTTTTCTGTGAAAAGTCTTTCTTCCTGTGTGTGAAGCTAAGCGTTTCATAACACTGCTCTCATGATTCTTTTATTCTCCTTTtgcagggaaaaagaaaaagaagaagaaagttcgCATGCCTGCCAATGGTCTGTCATAAGCTGTTCGCATTGCTGATTAAACTATTTCTTTAATTGAAGGGGTTATGCCTTATTACTTGGACGTAATCTTAAGGCTcacacattttcatttttcagttgCAGACATGCAGTGGAGAACTGCCCAAGACATGGCTGCTGAAAACTACATGATGTCTCTGAATGCTTCTACTTATCCCCCATATTGGAATGGGATGCAGCCTGGAATGGATGCATTCATGGCCCCTTATGGTGGTGGGATGCCGTATATGGGATATGGAATGGGGCCTTTAGACATGCCATTTGCAGGAGTCATGCCTCAGGATCCTTTTGGTGCGCCTGGCTACATGATGCCTGTTGTGCCACCACacaggtatatatatatatctctctctctatctctctcaagGATTCGGTTGTGCCGCCGGATCCTTTTTGCATGCATGCTCCCCCTCTTCTTGATAAAGTTGAGCCTATATATCTGATGATTCTTTTGCTTTAGGGATCTCGCTTTTGGTGTTGGTATGAATGCTCCCCCTCCTATCATGAGCAGGGAAGAGTTTGAGGCTCGAAAAGCTGACTTAAGGAGGAAACGTGAGAACGAGAGGCGAGGAGAAAGGTaatgcatcttcttcttttgatgcAGTGCTCAAGTTCTCGTTATTGAGAATGATTTGCTCATTTTTTGATAACGATCAtctttctataaaaaaattcgaatcgTTTATCCATTCCTGGATCTTTTCACTCTCCTCCATTCCCAGATGTTGCTTGTCACATGATTAGATGAAATCTGTATGGTGTGAAGCAATTCTTAGTAAAAACATAGAATGGGGGCTTCAAATTTTTAACTGAATTTCGAGTAAATAGATAGAATTACTTGaattgctttctcttttcttcctgtACTTAATGTTAGCTTTGGTTATTGTTAACATCAGAGCGTATTTTGAAGAAAGTTCAACATCGTTTGATGAAAGCTAATGAAGTAATGGATACAAAAGTTCATATTCCGTTTTAACAGTTATTAAGTTTCCTTTGAGCTACCAACATTATATAGTTGCATATTTATCTATCTAGCCATttatgttgaaaaagaaaattgtggtTATCTGTCACATGATTGGAATTTGACGTGTTTCATAATCTTGCCACAGCCGGGAGATGTCCAGAGACAGGGAATATAGTAGAGCCATGAGCAGTAGTGCTGGCGATGTTTCTTCGATGAAATCGAGACCTgtatgtttcttttcttgtccTATTTCTTTATCATGTGCATTAACCAGCTTGTACTTTACTATTTGCTGTCTTCTTGGCACTTTGTGGGTTTCTTCTTGCCTCTATGAGGATCAAGGGACCTTTTTATGTACCTAAAATTAAATGGTGCACATTTCAATGACTGGTTAGACTGATGTGTGATGTGCTTCTTCACTTTGTGTTCCTAATTTCACAAGGCACCTCAGAATAGAACAAGTGTTTGAGGGGGGAAAACACAGATATGAGTCGGTAATCGATTGCTTTTTAACTGGATTTGTTGATCCACGGCTGTTTGAAGTTTGTTGTGCTAAAATTGTATCTATTGTTTCTAATTCATTGGATGGTT
Protein-coding regions in this window:
- the LOC104443671 gene encoding E3 ubiquitin ligase PQT3-like gives rise to the protein MAVYYKFKSARDFDSIPMDGPFISVGVLKEKIFESKHLGRGTDFDLVVTNAQTNEEYQDEAMLIPKNTSVLIRRVPGRPRMPIVTEQEPKVEYNAEDVQAQNSSFIGADSSAVKSHLEDSEWDEFGNDLYAIPEVLPVQSSNPIPEITPTNRADEENKIKALINTPALDWQRQGADGFGPGRGFGRGMGGRMGGRGFGLERKTPPQGYVCHRCNVPGHYIQHCPTNGDPNYDIKRVKPPTGIPKSMLMANPDGSYALPSGAVAILKPNEAAFEKEIEGLPSTRSIGDLPPELHCPLCKEVMKDAVLTSKCCFKSFCDKCIRDYIISRSMCVCGASNILADDLLPNKTLRDTINRIMESGNSSAENAGSTFQVQDMESARDPQPKMPSPTMSSASKGEQNQPQIEVSPKMDNTQQVQTVTAPQETSERAKAVKVADISEATHDSFSVREPPSQSSAPQAEEEVQQKVASSEAGKKKKKKKVRMPANVADMQWRTAQDMAAENYMMSLNASTYPPYWNGMQPGMDAFMAPYGGGMPYMGYGMGPLDMPFAGVMPQDPFGAPGYMMPVVPPHRDLAFGVGMNAPPPIMSREEFEARKADLRRKRENERRGESREMSRDREYSRAMSSSAGDVSSMKSRPKASIHPQTSAAEHHHRRRRSSSERSPDDIGAPPPPPPRPAKRKSSEHHRDRDFEHDHTQDSQDHRYHQRSSKRPSSEANTTTKPTPSSSISTAAAAAAAAAAAAAAAADRKQKASVFSRISFPELELSKKRKLSSSSEPPTAHHKVSSSSNGYYDDQRSSSTVKATSVSTAGARKSSSTVDYESSDDERHFKRKPSRYEPSPPPPPMAEREDEGRHSRGSRDRDHHRSGRS